In Perca fluviatilis chromosome 18, GENO_Pfluv_1.0, whole genome shotgun sequence, one genomic interval encodes:
- the LOC120546624 gene encoding prospero homeobox protein 1-like has protein sequence MPDHDSDSLLNRQTKRRRVDIGVKRTVGSTASSTAAATTTTTTDNIARAKAAIFSAMNSLSSHSHHGSDTDSMECSVVQPHGGPGVVSASDSESKSNVLRKLLKRANSYEDTMMPFPGTTIISQLLKNNMAKNGGPERGERGDRGDRGDRGDRGDRGDRGDRGDRGDRGDRGDVGFPGSGLSNASSDAPQEDACSNSSHDSTPQECLSPFGRPPGLATFDIERLNDEHLRAKRARVENIIRGMSHSPSVVVPAASRHEREHEMDRDREMDLDCPPPQSQQQAPSSPRGGEVCSSSSRENKRKQRLPQQQQQSFTQLVCQRKEQKQEERRQLKLQLEDMQKQLRQLQEKFFQIYDSTDDSEHNDLHNDLHNDIGNMSEDSPARSDTGGDDRGGDDLRSDNEMSDLDPGHFLDRARALLQEQAMLAAREKPRREGLSRSKGQGGPGSSMHAEGKQLAETLKQELNSAMTQVVDTVVKVFAKPPRPTPQQAFPSLSIPPERFPTTVNGDNPNFHTTNQRLQCFGDVIIPNPLDSFTSMPGMPGPTNDQTEAIPLVVRKTPSEHHHHHHHQSSAVGAHGGHHHPVLHPSSLSASMGFSPPSFRHPFPLPLMGYPFQSPLGGPTGGYPGKDRSSPDSMDLSRETTSLRTKMASGHHMGHHHRSCSPAHPGSTAEGLSLSLIKSECSDLQDMSDISPYSGSNIQEGLSPNHLKKAKLMFFYTRYPSSNMLKMFFSDVKFNRCITSQLIKWFSNFREFYYIQMEKFARQAINDGVTGVEELGVSRDSELFRALNMHYNKANDFEVPERFLEVAEITLREFFNAIVAGKDVDPSWKKAIYKVICKLDSEVPEIFKSPNCLQELLHE, from the exons ATGCCGGACCATGACAGCGACTCCCTCCTGAACAGACAGACCAAGCGAAGACGTGTGGACATTGGTGTTAAGAGGACCGTGGGCAGCACAGCCTCCTCCACAGCAGcagccacaacaacaacaaccactgaTAACATTGCCCGCGCCAAAGCAGCCATTTTCAGTGCCATGAACTCTCTGAGCTCCCACTCTCACCACGGATCAGACACCGACTCCATGGAGTGCTCTGTAGTGCAGCCACATGGTGGACCTGGCGTTGTGTCAGCCAGCGACAGTGAGTCCAAATCCAATGTCCTCCGAAAGCTACTGAAGAGGGCCAACTCATACGAGGACACCATGATGCCCTTCCCTGGCACCACCATTATCTCTCAGCTTCTCAAGAATAACATGGCTAAAAATGGAGGACCcgagaggggagaaagaggggacaGGGGTGATAGAGGGGATAGGGGAGATAGAGGGGATAGGGGAGATAGAGGGGATAGGGGAGATAGAGGGGATAGGGGTGATAGAGGGGATGTTGGCTTCCCCGGATCAGGGCTCTCCAATGCAAGTTCAGATGCTCCCCAGGAGGATGCCTGCAGTAACTCCTCCCATGATAGCACCCCTCAAGAGTGCTTGTCACCCTTTGGTCGTCCTCCTGGCCTTGCCACCTTTGACATTGAACGTCTCAACGATGAACACCTGCGTGCCAAGCGAGCCCGTGTAGAGAACATTATACGTGGTATGAGCCACTCACCCAGTGTGGTGGTACCTGCTGCTTCCCGTCATGAGCGTGAGCATGAGATGGATCGAGACCGGGAGATGGATCTAGACTGCCCACCCCCTCAGTCTCAGCAGCAGGCCCCCAGCAGCCCACGGGGAGGCGAGGTgtgcagcagtagcagcagagagaacaAGCGTAAGCAGCGTCTGcctcagcagcaacagcagagctTCACCCAGCTGGTGTGCCAGAGGAAGGAGCAAAAGCAGGAGGAGCGACGGCAACTGAAGCTGCAGCTGGAGGACATGCAGAAACAGCTACGCCAGCTGCAGGAGAAGTTCTTTCAGATTTATGACTCAACCGACGACTCGGAACACAATGACCTCCACAATGACCTCCACAATGACATAGGAAACATGTCCGAGGACAGCCCAGCCAGGTCTGACACCGGCGGTGATGACCGGGGTGGAGATGACTTGCGCTCTGACAATGAGATGTCTGACCTGGACCCGGGCCATTTCCTGGACAGGGCGCGGGCGTTGCTTCAGGAGCAGGCCATGCTGGCAGCTAGAGAGAAGCCAAGAAGAGAGGGCCTCAGCAGGAGCAAAGGACAGGGAGGTCCAGGCTCCTCAATGCATGCTGAAGGTAAACAGCTGGCGGAGACACTGAAGCAGGAACTCAATTCAGCCATGACCCAGGTGGTGGACACAGTGGTGAAGGTGTTTGCCAAGCCTCCACGCCCTACACCCCAGCAGGCCTTCCCCTCACTTTCCATACCTCCTGAAAGATTTCCCACCACTGTCAATGGAGACAACCCCAACTTCCACACCACCAACCAGAGGCTGCAGTGCTTCGGTGATGTCATCATTCCTAATCCACTTGACTCCTTCACCAGCATGCCCGGGATGCCAGGTCCCACCAATGACCAAACAGAGGCGATACCCTTAGTCGTGAGGAAGACACCCAGTgagcaccaccaccaccaccaccaccaatcCTCAGCTGTGGGTGCCCATGGCGGGCACCACCACCCCGTCCTTCACCCCTCCTCACTCTCTGCCTCCATGGGCTTCAGCCCCCCATCCTTTAGACACCCCTTTCCACTGCCTCTCATGGGCTACCCGTTCCAGAGTCCCCTTGGCGGGCCCACAGGTGGCTACCCAGGCAAGGACCGTTCCTCTCCAGACTCCATGGACCTGTCCCGGGAGACCACCAGCCTGAGGACCAAGATGGCATCAGGTCACCACATGGGGCACCACCATCGCTCTTGTTCACCAGCGCACCCTGGCAGCACAGCCGAGGGACTCTCCCTGTCCCTCATCAAGTCTGAGTGCAGTGATCTCCAGGACATGTCTGACATCTCACCCTACTCAGGCAGCAAT ATCCAAGAGGGTCTCTCTCCCAATCATCTGAAGAAGGCCAAGCTCATGTTTTTCTACACCCGCTACCCGAGCTCTAATATGCTCAAGATGTTCTTCTCTGATGTCAAG TTTAATCGCTGCATCACCTCCCAGCTGATCAAGTGGTTCAGCAACTTCAGGGAGTTCTACTACATCCAGATGGAGAAGTTTGCCCGCCAGGCCATCAATGATGGAGTCACTGGAGTCGAGGAGTTGGGCGTCAGCCGCGACAGCGAGCTCTTCCGAGCCCTCAACATGCACTACAACAAGGCCAATGACTTTGAG